In Bactrocera oleae isolate idBacOlea1 chromosome 3, idBacOlea1, whole genome shotgun sequence, a genomic segment contains:
- the Mcm10 gene encoding protein MCM10 homolog, which translates to MANCLDNEILVKSDELLKLDALLSEVDTELKSVEPHFNVNSSKRINAHNVENFLLCKFNEYSSDVYKPLAVDNYSFGKDINKEKVFKRTAKNLSEKEIVENKKITNGCKYMETSFNSNEHTYIDPIFGLRILGPQISSALLLERMEGRKFVTFDELSRQFEVKTASDWVIAAVLLSKELKSSSKDSSRFTIWRLSDLEGNIKTISVFLFQNAHNELWHTSPGTCVAILNPTLIEKNSYRQDIAKLSIENAKKVLILGKSKDFGVCKGKKLNGQKCTNFINLQESDFCIFHIQKEFKKVARPFAAKKIKLDKYQKVQTACSKSTSAQLSAKTLIQKDRLILDTLNYNKTAENIATDEYNVKSNISSVTQKFNNYGIASKVEPDVKQRKKDLERVKSLYLTKSSCNTFTKNRSRIELKGTDPHQKAKDTAFEVLKKCPIEKVNPNSIRGTIGGKKRALEVLNATENHKRQKSEEIHDLHISDIFETGTTHRDLVNVRQKQEEDKYFIRLEKKEAMEEKMLKTFTISCKAILCKDCKYTAFSAADRCKTEKHSLKIIDAVKRFFQCKDCGNRTITLFKLPKFSCSNCKSSRWERSAMVRERNLNDSTIPLSIRGDEEKFLGTTISKMNVNLLMP; encoded by the exons aTGGCAAACTGTCTTGATAATGAAATATTAGTCAAAAGTGATGAGCTCTTAAAATTAGATGCTCTCTTATCAGAAGTTGATACGGAATTGAAAAGTGTTGAACCCCATTTTAATGTAAATAGCTCAAAAAGAATTAATGCCCACAATGTGGAGAACTTCTTGCTATGTAAATTCAATGAGTATAGTAGTGATGTATATAAGCCGTTAGCTGTGGATAATTATAGTTTTGGAaaagatataaataaagaaaaagtatTCAAACGTACTGCTAAAAATTTAAGTGAGAAAGAAAttgtggaaaataaaaaaatcactaATGGATGCAAGTATATGGAGACGTCGTTTAATTCcaatgaacatacatatattgacccCATTTTTGGTCTAAGAATATTGGGTCCTCAAATATCGAGTGCATTGTTATTGGAACGAATGGAGGGTCGAAAATTTGTTACATTCGATGAATTATCAAGGCAATTTGAAGTTAAAACCGCATCTGACTGGGTTATTGCTGCTGTTTTATTATCAAAGGAATTAAAGAGTAGTTCAAAAGATTCCAGTCGTTTTACAATTTGGAGGCTATCGGATCTTGAAGGAAATATAAAAACCATTTCAGTATTTCTGTTTCAAAATGCTCACAATGAATTGTGGCATACATCTCCAGGAACTTGTGTGGCTATTCTTAATCCaactttaattgaaaaaaattcatacAGACAAGACATTGCTAAACTTTCaattgaaaatgcaaaaaaagtaTTGATTTTAGGTAAATCTAAAGATTTTGGTGTATGCAAAGGTAAAAAACTGAATGGACAAAAATGtaccaattttattaatttgcaagAGAGTGATTTTTGCATATTCCATATTCAAAAGGAGTTCAAAAAAGTTGCTAGACCTTTtgctgcaaaaaaaattaaacttgatAAATATCAAAAAGTTCAGACGG CTTGTAGTAAAAGCACATCTGCACAGCTTAGTGCTAAAACATTAATACAGAAGGATAGATTAATATTGGATACATTAAACTACAACAAAACAGCTGAAAATATAGCTACGGATGAATATAACGTAAAATCTAATATATCGtctgtaactcaaaaatttaataactatgGAATTGCTTCTAAAGTTGAACCAGATGTAAAACAGCGAAAAAAAGATTTGGAACGCGTCAAATCACTCTATTTGACAAAGAGTTCCTGTAATACATTTACTAAAAATCGAAGCAGAATAGAATTAAAAG gtaCAGACCCGCATCAAAAGGCCAAGGATACAGCTTTTGAAGTATTAAAAAAGTGTCCCATTGAAAAAGTTAATCCTAATTCAATACGTGGAACAATTGGGGGTAAGAAACGTGCTTTAGAGGTACTTAATGCAACCGAAAATCATAAACGCCAGAAGAGTGAAGAAATCCATGATTTACATATATCAGATATTTTTGAAACTGGCACAACTCATAGAGATTTGGTAAACGTTCGCCAAAAGCAAGAAgaagacaaatattttattaggttAGAAAAGAAAGAAGCAATGGAggaaaaaatgctaaaaacatttacaatatctTGCAAAGCTATTTTATGCAAAGATTGTAAATATACAGCGTTTTCTGCCGCTGACCGATGTAAAACTGAGAAGCactctttaaaaataatagacGCCGTAAAACGATTTTTCCAATGCAAGGACTGTGGAAATCGTACAATTACTCTTTTCAAGCTTCCTAAATTTAGTTGTTCTAACTGCAAAAGCTCCAGGTGGGAACGTAGTGCAATGGTACGCGAACGAAATCTGAATGATTCAACAATACCACTCTCTATAAGAGGAGACGAAGAAAAATTTTTAGGGACCACAATTTCAAAAATGAATGTTAATCTCCTTATGCCATAA